The Niveibacterium umoris genome includes the window CCATCAATGAGTTCACCGACGAGGCTGGCAAGCCGGAGTGGGACTGGCAGCCGCCCGCCAAGAATGAAACGCTTGCGGCAAAGGTTGAAGAACTCGCACTCGCTGGTCTGACCGAGGCCTTCAGCATCACCTCGAAGCAGCAGCGCAGCGACCGCATCAAGGAAGTCACCGCCGCGACGATTTCCGCCTTGGCGACGAGCGAAGAGGGCGCGCCGACCGACGCTCAGATCAAGGATCTGCTGTTCGGTCTGGAGTCGCGCATCGTGCGCAACCGGATCCTGAACGGCGAACCGCGGATCGATGGTCGCGATACGCGCACCGTACGCCCGATCACCATTCGCACCGGCGTCTTGCCGCGTACCCACGGCTCGGCGCTCTTCACCCGCGGCGAGACTCAGGCGCTGGTGGTTGCCACGCTGGGCACCGGTCGTGACGAGCAGATCATTGATGCCATCGCGGGCGAGTACAAGGAGCGTTTCATGCTCCACTACAACTTCCCGCCGTTTGCGACCGGCGAAACCGGCCGTGTCGGCGCGCCAAAGCGTCGCGAAATCGGCCATGGCCGTCTTGCCAAGCGCGCACTCGTTGCCGCGCTGCCGGCGGACAACGAGTTCAGCTACACCATGCGTGTCGTGTCGGAGATCACCGAATCGAACGGGTCGTCCTCGATGGCCTCGGTGTGCGGTGGTTCGCTGGCGATGATGGACGCGGGTGTTCCCCTGAAGAACCACGTGGCGGGCATCGCCATGGGCCTGATCAAGGACGGCAACCGGTTTGCCGTACTGACCGACATCCTCGGCGATGAAGATCACCTTGGCGACATGGACTTCAAGGTCGCCGGCACCGAGAATGGCGTCACCGCGCTGCAGATGGACCTGAAGATCGATTCGATCAACCCGGCCATCATGAAGAAGGCGCTTGAGCAAGCGCGCGAAGGCCGCCTGCACATCCTCGAGCTGATGAAACAGGCGATGGGTGGGCATCGGACCGAACTGTCGGAATTCGCGCCTCGCCTTCTGACCATCAAGATCAACCCGGAGAAGATCCGTGATGTGATCGGCAAGGGTGGTGCTGTGATTCGTGCGCTTACCGAGGAGACCGGCACCGTCATCGACATCCAGGACGACGGTACTGTGACGATCGCCTCTGCCGATGGCGCAAAGGCGGAGCTGGCGAAGAGCAAGATCGAAGCGATCGCTGCAGATGTAGAGATCGGCAAGATCTACGAGGGTCCGGTTCTGAAGATCCTCGAGTTCGGTGCGATTGTGAACATCATGCCGGGTCGCGATGGGCTGCTGCACGTATCGCAAATTGCGAACAAGCGGGTCGAAAACGTCTCCGACTACCTCAAGGAAGGGCAGGTCGTCCGCGTCAAAGTCATCGAGACTGACGACAAGGGCAAGATTCGCCTGAGCCTGAAGGCAGTTGAGGCCGAAGCTCAGCAGCAACAGCAGCAGTAACGACATCTCCGTTGTATCAAAAGGCCCGCTTGCGGGCCTTTTTCATTTCTGAGTCAGCACGGCGCTGCTTCGATAGAATCGCCCCTCGACCAGAGGTATCACATGTCCCAGTTCAGCCCCGTCAGCCCGCCGTTCGATCCTCAGCTTGCGAAACTCAAGCTTCCCCCACACTCGATCGAAGCGGAGCAGTCGCTGATTGGCGGCCTTTTGCTGGACAACGAGGCGTGGGACCGGATCGCCGATCTCGTCAACGAGACCGACTTCTACCGCGACGACCATCGCCGGATCTTCCGACACATCGCTACGCTCGTTGAACAAGGCAAACCGGCCGACGTTGTGACGGTCTTCGAGTCGCTCGACAAATCCGCGGAGGCCGGGCAGGTCGGCGGCTTGGCCTATCTTGCCGAGATTGCCAACAACACACCTTCCGCGGCGAACATCCGCCGCTATGCGGAAATCATCCGCGAGCGGTGCATCCTTCGGCGGCTGGTGACTATCGGGGATGAAATCGCAGCCAACGCATTGGCGCCGGCGGGTCGTGACGCGAAGGACCTGCTGGATCAGGCGGAAGCGAAGATTTTTGAGATCGCCGAGAGTGGAGCCCGTAATGCTTCCGGGTTTGTTCCGATACAACCGGTGCTTGGGCAGGTTGTCGACCGCATTCAGGAACTCTATGACCGGGACGATCCGGATGAGGTGACGGGCATTCCTTACGGGCTTGTCGATCTCGACGAGAAGATGTCCGGCTTGCACGGTAGCGACATGATTGTCGTCGCCGGTCGTCCTGGTATGGGTAAGACGACTTTCGCACTCAACGTTGCCGAGAACGTCGCCATTCACTCGAAGCTGCCAGTGGCGATCTTCTCTATGGAGATGCCTGCGACGCAACTTGCCATGCGATTCATCGCCTCGGTCGGTCGCCTGGATCAAACTCGCCTGCGAAGCGGGCGGCTGACCGACGACGACTGGCAAAACCTCACGATGGCGCTTGGCCTGCTCCATGAAGCGCCGATTTTCATCGATGAAACGCCCGGCTTGAACCCGACCGACCTCCGTGCGCGCTGCAGACGTCTGCACCGCCAGTGCGGCAAGTTGGGGTTGATCGTCATCGACTACCTTCAGCTGATGACATCGCTGAAGGAAACGGACAACCGTGCTCAGGAGCTGTCGGACATTTCCCGCTCGATCAAATCTCTGGCAAAAGAGCTCAATGTGCCGATTTTCGCGCTATCGCAGCTCAACCGGAGCCTTGAGCAGCGTCCCAACAAGCGGCCAGTGGCGTCCGACTTGCGAGAATCGGGCGC containing:
- the pnp gene encoding polyribonucleotide nucleotidyltransferase gives rise to the protein METGEIARQAHGAVVVTVEDTVVLATVVAAKNPKPGQDFFPLTVDYMEKFYAAGRIPGGFFKREGRPTEKETLTSRLIDRPIRPLFPDGFYNEIQVVVTVLSQNPEVDADIPAMIGASAALSLSGVPFQGPIGACRVGYADGQYILNPTVTQLQTSQMNLVVAGTEVGVMMVESEASELSEDVMLGAVVYGHQQMQAVIAAINEFTDEAGKPEWDWQPPAKNETLAAKVEELALAGLTEAFSITSKQQRSDRIKEVTAATISALATSEEGAPTDAQIKDLLFGLESRIVRNRILNGEPRIDGRDTRTVRPITIRTGVLPRTHGSALFTRGETQALVVATLGTGRDEQIIDAIAGEYKERFMLHYNFPPFATGETGRVGAPKRREIGHGRLAKRALVAALPADNEFSYTMRVVSEITESNGSSSMASVCGGSLAMMDAGVPLKNHVAGIAMGLIKDGNRFAVLTDILGDEDHLGDMDFKVAGTENGVTALQMDLKIDSINPAIMKKALEQAREGRLHILELMKQAMGGHRTELSEFAPRLLTIKINPEKIRDVIGKGGAVIRALTEETGTVIDIQDDGTVTIASADGAKAELAKSKIEAIAADVEIGKIYEGPVLKILEFGAIVNIMPGRDGLLHVSQIANKRVENVSDYLKEGQVVRVKVIETDDKGKIRLSLKAVEAEAQQQQQQ
- the dnaB gene encoding replicative DNA helicase encodes the protein MSQFSPVSPPFDPQLAKLKLPPHSIEAEQSLIGGLLLDNEAWDRIADLVNETDFYRDDHRRIFRHIATLVEQGKPADVVTVFESLDKSAEAGQVGGLAYLAEIANNTPSAANIRRYAEIIRERCILRRLVTIGDEIAANALAPAGRDAKDLLDQAEAKIFEIAESGARNASGFVPIQPVLGQVVDRIQELYDRDDPDEVTGIPYGLVDLDEKMSGLHGSDMIVVAGRPGMGKTTFALNVAENVAIHSKLPVAIFSMEMPATQLAMRFIASVGRLDQTRLRSGRLTDDDWQNLTMALGLLHEAPIFIDETPGLNPTDLRARCRRLHRQCGKLGLIVIDYLQLMTSLKETDNRAQELSDISRSIKSLAKELNVPIFALSQLNRSLEQRPNKRPVASDLRESGAIEQDADIIMFIYRDEIYNPDSPDKGTAELIVGKHRNGPTGTVRLTFRGESTRFENYVSMPTY